The Synergistales bacterium genome segment GGACGGCGCAAGACGTCTATCGCAAGGGTACGCGTGTTGCCCGGAGAGGGGAAGGTCTACGTCAACGACCGTCCCGCCGAGGACTATTTCCATACCGGCAGATGGCAGGCCCATGCTTTGGAGCCCCTGAAGGTAGCCAGTGTGGAGGGTAACGTTGATGTCTTTGTGCGCGCCCATGGCGGTGGCGTTTCGGGACAGTCCGGTGCCGTGCGTCTCGGGATTGCGCGGGCGCTGACCAAGATGAATCCGGAGCTCCGGAAGCCCCTCAAGAAGGCCGGGTTGCTCGCCAGAGATGCACGCATGGTGGAGCGGCAGAAGTACGGACTCAAGGGCGCCCGGGCGCGGAAGCAGTTCTCCAAGCGTTAATCCTCTTCTGGAGAGGATGCCAGCTGTAACCATAAAGACCAGTTGACGGCGGGAGGGGTTGCCTTTCCCGCCGTTTTTTGCTAGGAATACCGAGGAAAAACGCCGAAGACCCAGTGAAACCTGTGGATTTGGAATAACAAGTGGGGAGATGGGTATGAGCGATAGTACCGGGCCGCAACCGGGCCGACAAAAAGCAAGAGCCCCCCTCTGACGGTACAGGCAGGGTTGCCTGGCATTCCGTATCGCGGGGGCGGAAATGGAGGCAAACACCGATGCCTGATATCATTCCCAATATCCTTCCGGAGGTACGCAAGCTTCTGGATCACCGTGAGTTGACACAACTCAAGAGATTGCTCTCGGCAATGGAACCCGCCGACATCGCCGAGATGCTTGAAGAATTCGAACCATCTACGCGTGTCCTGTTTTTTCGTCTCCTGCCCAAGGATCTTGCTATTGAGGTGTTTGAAATGCTGGAAGGACAGGAGCGCGAAACCCTCCTTTCGCATTTTACCGACCGCGAGGTGGCGGAGATTCTGGGGGATATGTCCGATGACGACAGGACGGAGCTCCTGGATGAGCTGCCTGCCAAAACAGTGAAAAAGCTTCTGGAAAGCCTCCCTACCGAAGAGCGGACGCTGGCCAACAGGCTGATGAACTACGCCGAGGAATCCGCGGGTCGTGTGATGACCCCCGAATACATCGACTTGAAGCAAGACATGACCGTCGATCAGGCCATAGATCGCATCCGAATGCATGCCCGCGGCAAGGAGACCATCTACACCGCATTTGTCGTTGATACGAAACGACAGTTGGTCGGTGTAGTGGAGCTGGAGGATCTTATCCTCGCCCGGGGATCCACGTCGGTCAGGGCGGTCATGGACAGTGACCCGGTATGGGTGACGACACGCACGGACCGGGAAGAGGTGGCCCGGGAGCTCTCGAAGTACGACTTTCAGGCCCTTCCTGTGGTGGACAGCGAACATCGGCTGGTGGGTATCGTTACCTTCGACGATGTCCTGGACATCATGGAAGAGGAGGCTACGGAAGACTTCGAGCGCATGGCCGGAATCGAGCCCACCGATGTGAGCTATATCAATACAGGCTTTTTCACGATGGCCCGAAAGCGGTTTATGTGGCTTTTTATCTGCATCCTCACCGAGACCATCACCTCGTCGGTACTCAAGGCGTACTCGATTACCCTGCAGAGCGCCGTAGCGCTCACCTATTTCATTCCGTTGCTGATCGGCACGGGGGGGAACGCCGGAACCCAGTCGGCGACCCTGATGATCCGTGGGATGACCCTTGGCGAGATCCAGAGGAAGAACATTGTGAAGGTCTTTTTCCGCGAGATCGGAACGGGGCTCTTCCTCGGCGTTGCCCTGGCGGCCTTTGCTTTGGGAAGGGCCTACATGCTCGATACAGGGGCGGCGGTGGGGTTGACTGTGGCGCTCGGTGTGGTAGGGGTGGTGTTGCTGGGCAATCTCGCTGGTGTCCTTCTGCCGGTGATCGCCCGGATGCTGAAGATAGATCCGGCGATCATGTCGGGGCCTTTTATCACCACTGTCGTTGACGTACTGGGGCTGCTTGTCTATTTTGAAATCGCTCGCCGGATCCTGATGCATTGGGGTTGAGGCTCCGGAAGGGAACACAGCCGCGGAGGAGCCGGTAACGGGTAGCGGCGGTGTTCGCGAATTCGGGAGGTTCCCTTGCCTGCCTGGAATTTGCCGAAAGTGGCGCGAACCCGGTTGACAATGGAGCAATGGCAGATATAATACTGAGGCGTCACGCCGGTGTAGCTCAGTTGGTAGAGCAGCTGACTTGTAATCAGCAGGTCGTCCGTTCGAGTCGGATCGCCGGC includes the following:
- the rpsI gene encoding 30S ribosomal protein S9 — translated: MAGTERFYWGTGRRKTSIARVRVLPGEGKVYVNDRPAEDYFHTGRWQAHALEPLKVASVEGNVDVFVRAHGGGVSGQSGAVRLGIARALTKMNPELRKPLKKAGLLARDARMVERQKYGLKGARARKQFSKR
- the mgtE gene encoding magnesium transporter; its protein translation is MPDIIPNILPEVRKLLDHRELTQLKRLLSAMEPADIAEMLEEFEPSTRVLFFRLLPKDLAIEVFEMLEGQERETLLSHFTDREVAEILGDMSDDDRTELLDELPAKTVKKLLESLPTEERTLANRLMNYAEESAGRVMTPEYIDLKQDMTVDQAIDRIRMHARGKETIYTAFVVDTKRQLVGVVELEDLILARGSTSVRAVMDSDPVWVTTRTDREEVARELSKYDFQALPVVDSEHRLVGIVTFDDVLDIMEEEATEDFERMAGIEPTDVSYINTGFFTMARKRFMWLFICILTETITSSVLKAYSITLQSAVALTYFIPLLIGTGGNAGTQSATLMIRGMTLGEIQRKNIVKVFFREIGTGLFLGVALAAFALGRAYMLDTGAAVGLTVALGVVGVVLLGNLAGVLLPVIARMLKIDPAIMSGPFITTVVDVLGLLVYFEIARRILMHWG